The following proteins are co-located in the Dehalococcoides mccartyi 195 genome:
- a CDS encoding nickel-dependent hydrogenase large subunit translates to MARTVIPFGPQHPVFPEPVQLKLECEDETVVGVTPVIGYVHRGVEKACEINTLRQNIFLVERICGICSIQHALCYCQGIEELAGIEVPQRAHYLRTAWAELSRLHSHSLWLGLLADALGFESLFMQIWRAREIILDILEMTAGHRVITSACVVGGVRRDIDTEMLKKTSDMLAEFRKMMDKTILPTLLNDPTLKKRTVGKGILSYDQAVTLGACGPTMRGSGVPSDARATGYAAFKELGFEPVVETAGDSYARTLVRTREIYQSIDLTLAALQQMPAGEIMVKAEAYPEGEIFTRVEQPRGELTYYIKANGTNHLDRCKIRTPTFANIPTLLVMLPGCELADVPVITLSIDPCISCTER, encoded by the coding sequence ATTCCCTGAGCCGGTACAGCTTAAACTGGAATGCGAAGACGAAACGGTAGTCGGGGTTACGCCGGTTATCGGTTACGTACACCGCGGGGTAGAAAAGGCCTGTGAGATAAATACCTTGCGGCAGAATATTTTTCTGGTAGAACGTATTTGCGGCATCTGTTCAATTCAGCACGCCCTTTGCTATTGTCAGGGCATAGAGGAACTGGCCGGTATTGAAGTTCCCCAACGGGCACATTATCTGCGCACTGCCTGGGCTGAGCTTTCCCGTCTTCACAGCCATAGCCTCTGGCTGGGTTTGCTGGCGGATGCACTCGGTTTTGAAAGCCTGTTCATGCAAATCTGGCGCGCCCGTGAGATTATCCTGGATATACTGGAGATGACTGCCGGACACAGGGTTATTACTTCTGCCTGCGTGGTGGGCGGAGTGCGCCGTGACATAGACACCGAAATGCTGAAAAAAACGTCTGATATGCTGGCTGAGTTTAGAAAAATGATGGATAAAACTATCCTGCCTACCCTGCTGAATGACCCCACCTTGAAAAAACGGACTGTAGGCAAAGGTATTTTATCCTATGACCAGGCGGTTACCTTAGGTGCTTGCGGCCCTACCATGCGCGGCAGCGGCGTCCCATCTGATGCCCGGGCCACCGGGTATGCCGCTTTTAAGGAGCTTGGCTTTGAGCCGGTAGTGGAAACCGCCGGGGACAGCTATGCCCGCACCCTGGTGCGCACCCGTGAAATTTACCAATCCATAGACCTTACGCTGGCCGCGCTTCAGCAAATGCCAGCAGGGGAAATAATGGTTAAGGCCGAAGCCTATCCTGAGGGAGAAATATTTACCCGGGTGGAGCAGCCCCGCGGCGAGCTTACTTATTATATAAAAGCCAACGGCACAAATCATTTGGACAGGTGCAAAATACGTACCCCCACCTTTGCCAATATCCCCACCCTGCTGGTCATGCTGCCGGGGTGTGAACTGGCAGATGTGCCTGTTATTACCTTATCTATAGACCCATGTATATCCTGCACGGAGCGTTAG
- a CDS encoding 4Fe-4S binding protein yields MPWMIGTVLKNLFSTPPTRRYPYEKRESFAGSRGNITWDAGRCDMCNDCARVCPARAITLKPEKHLIEYDPLKCIYCGTCAETCLQHAITQHPLYAAPQAEHASRITEVHHYRY; encoded by the coding sequence ATGCCCTGGATGATAGGAACAGTACTTAAAAATTTGTTTTCAACTCCCCCCACCCGCCGCTACCCATACGAAAAACGGGAGTCATTTGCTGGTTCACGCGGTAACATCACCTGGGATGCCGGGCGTTGTGATATGTGCAACGATTGCGCCCGGGTCTGTCCCGCCCGCGCTATTACTCTTAAACCGGAAAAACACCTTATAGAATATGACCCGCTAAAGTGTATTTACTGCGGTACTTGCGCCGAAACCTGTCTTCAGCATGCAATCACCCAGCATCCGCTTTACGCCGCCCCGCAGGCTGAGCACGCTAGCCGGATAACCGAAGTCCACCACTACCGCTATTAG
- a CDS encoding amino acid--tRNA ligase-related protein produces MYLDEKQRLGKLEDNLKRRMQILGWIRSFFNEQGFLEVETPVFVPAVAPERYIKPVECQSGYLSTSPELYMKRMLAAGYAKIYQISRCFRDGEKGRQHNPEFSLLEWYRAGADYLQMIKDTENLFHYIAIKLSGKPLVRYMAKEIDLMPPWKRITVQDAFLTAAGWDPLSVDDEKRFDDDLVLKVIPSFPSEQPTVLMDYPAKMASLARIKETKPEVAERAEFFISGLEMANAYSELTDPLEQASRFAGEKRLIETEQNRRVVSPDKFLESMKYLPACAGNALGIDRLVMFFCNTDSIQDVIPFTADTA; encoded by the coding sequence ATGTACTTAGACGAGAAGCAGCGGCTGGGGAAACTGGAAGACAACCTGAAACGCCGCATGCAGATACTTGGGTGGATACGCAGTTTTTTCAATGAGCAGGGGTTTCTGGAAGTGGAAACCCCTGTTTTTGTTCCGGCAGTTGCCCCGGAACGATATATAAAACCGGTGGAATGCCAGAGCGGTTACCTGTCTACTTCCCCTGAGCTTTACATGAAACGTATGCTGGCAGCGGGATATGCAAAAATCTACCAGATAAGCCGCTGTTTCAGGGACGGGGAGAAAGGACGCCAGCATAACCCCGAATTCAGTCTGCTGGAGTGGTACCGGGCCGGGGCTGATTATCTCCAGATGATAAAAGACACCGAAAATCTGTTTCATTATATTGCCATAAAACTGTCCGGTAAGCCACTAGTCCGGTACATGGCGAAGGAAATTGACCTGATGCCCCCGTGGAAACGGATAACTGTGCAGGATGCCTTTCTAACTGCCGCAGGCTGGGATCCGCTAAGCGTAGATGATGAAAAGCGTTTTGATGATGACCTGGTGTTAAAGGTTATTCCGTCTTTTCCGTCCGAACAGCCTACGGTGCTGATGGATTATCCGGCTAAAATGGCATCTCTGGCCAGGATAAAAGAGACTAAACCGGAAGTAGCCGAACGGGCGGAGTTTTTTATATCCGGCTTGGAAATGGCCAATGCTTATTCAGAGCTGACAGACCCGCTTGAGCAGGCAAGCCGTTTTGCCGGGGAAAAGCGGCTGATAGAAACTGAGCAGAATAGGCGGGTGGTTTCGCCTGATAAATTTTTGGAATCAATGAAATATCTGCCTGCCTGTGCCGGAAATGCACTGGGAATAGACCGCCTGGTTATGTTCTTCTGTAATACAGACAGCATACAGGACGTTATACCTTTTACAGCCGATACGGCCTAA
- the efp gene encoding elongation factor P has protein sequence MNIEEVSKNKKILLDEIPYNVDDVDFMKPGKGSAVYRIKFRNLMDGGILERTYHSGDKLKEADVATYDMQYLYHENGNYIFMNTDTFEQHYMTEDRMGSRGVFLKDGMVIPVQLLGDAPIEITLPNFVELEIVETSMSTGKETVTAQNKPAKLSNGMEIGVPTFIKAGDIIKVDTRTGAYVERVGNKK, from the coding sequence ATGAATATAGAGGAAGTCAGCAAGAACAAAAAAATCCTGTTGGATGAGATACCTTACAACGTGGATGACGTGGATTTTATGAAGCCGGGCAAGGGCAGTGCCGTCTACCGGATAAAGTTCCGCAATCTGATGGATGGCGGAATTCTGGAACGCACCTATCATTCGGGTGACAAACTGAAGGAAGCTGATGTAGCTACTTATGATATGCAGTATCTCTACCATGAGAATGGCAATTATATATTTATGAATACCGATACCTTTGAACAGCACTACATGACCGAAGACCGTATGGGTTCACGGGGTGTTTTTCTGAAAGACGGCATGGTTATTCCGGTACAGCTTTTGGGTGATGCCCCCATTGAAATTACCCTGCCTAATTTTGTTGAGCTGGAAATAGTGGAAACTTCTATGAGTACCGGCAAAGAAACCGTAACTGCCCAGAATAAACCGGCCAAACTTTCCAACGGCATGGAAATAGGCGTTCCCACTTTTATAAAGGCTGGGGATATTATAAAAGTAGATACCCGCACCGGTGCCTATGTGGAAAGAGTTGGCAACAAGAAGTAG
- a CDS encoding MarR family winged helix-turn-helix transcriptional regulator, with the protein MTPETCSEDAKFVLVKDILGFIQKLYTEALVVPQGLLETEITMPQLQVLLLLRQHGPLSMGIISKKLCVGLATLTGIVDRLVRQGFVERETPPDNRRVVICHLTPKGNDHYQSLWQFTTDKVAELLDGVDNEGLSIIRNGFCQLEKSIANKLTAAESTDRI; encoded by the coding sequence ATGACACCTGAAACGTGCTCTGAAGATGCAAAATTTGTGCTGGTAAAAGATATTCTGGGGTTTATCCAGAAACTTTATACCGAAGCCCTGGTAGTCCCCCAGGGGCTGCTGGAAACCGAAATCACCATGCCCCAGCTGCAGGTGCTTTTACTTCTGCGCCAGCACGGCCCTCTCTCCATGGGGATAATATCCAAGAAACTTTGCGTCGGGCTTGCTACCCTGACCGGCATTGTTGACCGTCTGGTCAGGCAGGGTTTTGTAGAACGAGAAACTCCGCCCGATAACCGCCGGGTGGTCATCTGCCACCTTACCCCAAAAGGTAATGACCATTACCAGAGCCTGTGGCAGTTTACCACCGACAAAGTAGCCGAACTGCTGGACGGGGTAGATAACGAAGGCTTATCCATAATCCGGAATGGGTTTTGCCAGCTTGAAAAATCCATTGCCAATAAATTAACAGCGGCAGAAAGTACTGACAGGATTTAA